In a single window of the Pocillopora verrucosa isolate sample1 chromosome 4, ASM3666991v2, whole genome shotgun sequence genome:
- the LOC131778797 gene encoding uncharacterized protein gives MIRNISRLPLRFLPSTKKTPRGTRICGGSFLQHQYVHDERMVKVPDFSQEFKGQDNSFPCLTEQSPRSRHFGAEPMYSKVNSGYKTFLNDEPFHFKYNDGVIPQLQVAYETWGELNEAKDNVVLLCTGLSASSHAKSHSDNPTPGWWENFVGPGCALDTDKFFIICCNNLGGCYGSSGPSSINPLTKKHYATTFPIVSVDDMVHAFFLALDSLGIQKVHAVVGSSLGGMSSLLSAALYPDRVGRVVSISACAQSHPASIALRYVQRRVLMSDPNWNKGFYYDGPYPRLGMKHAREVATITYRSGPEWEQRFGRKRIDDPPEVSPNLCPEFEIESYLDYQGDSFCYKYDPNSLLYISKAMDLFDLGEGFSSLVEGVARVQCPTLVLGVQSDVLFPVTQQREIERLLKEAQNHKVTYYELPSIYGHDTFLLDVVAVGAAVKGHIETDLKIHGKGKDPTMNKSKNF, from the exons ATGATTCGGAACATTTCTCGTTTACCCTTACGGTTTTTGCCATCGACAAAGAAAACCCCCCGAGGAACAAGGATTTGTGGAGGATCTTTCCTACAACATCAATATGTACACGACGAAAGGATGGTTAAAGTGCCTGACTTTTCACAAGAATTCAAGGGACAGGACAATTCATTCCCTTGCCTGACGGAGCAATCCCCTCG ATCAAGGCATTTTGGTGCAGAACCAATGTATTCAAAAGTAAATTCAGGCTATAAGACATTCTTAAATGATGAACCATTCCACTTCAAGTACAACGATGGTGTCATACCACAGTTACAAGTGGCATATGAAACATGGGGTGAATTGAATGAGGCTAAGGACAATGTTGTTCTGTTGTGTACTGGCTTGTCTGCCTCATCACATGCTAAAAGTCATTCA GATAATCCAACACCTGGCTGGTGGGAGAACTTTGTTGGACCTGGCTGTGCTCTGGACACTGATAAGTTCTTCATCATTTGCTGTAATAATCTGGGAGGATGTTATGGATCAAG tgGGCCTTCATCAATAAATCCACTGactaaaaag CATTATGCCACAACATTCCCAATAGTCAGTGTAGATGACATGGTTCATGCATTCTTTCTCGCACTGGATTCTCTGGGTATCCAAAAG GTTCATGCTGTAGTTGGTTCATCTTTAGGAGGCATGTCCTCTCTTTTGTCTGCTGCTCTGTACCCAGACAGAGTAGGAAG AGTGGTGTCAATTTCTGCTTGTGCCCAGTCTCACCCAGCATCCATAGCTCTCCGTTATGTTCAGCGCAGAGTACTTATGAGTGATCCTAACTGGAACAAAGGCTTCTATTATGATGGACCATACCCGAGGCTAGGAATGAAGCATGCTCG GGAAGTAGCCACCATCACTTACCGCAGTGGCCCTGAATGGGAGCAGAGGTTTGGGCGAAAACGCATTGATGACCCCCCTGAAGTGTCTCCAAACCTTTGTCCTGAGTTTGAGATTGAAAGCTACCTTGATTATCAG GGAGACAGCTTTTGTTACAAGTATGATCCCAACTCACTTCTGTATATATCAAAG GCAATGGACCTGTTTGACTTGGGAGAAGGCTTCAGTTCGCTTGTGGAAGGTGTTGCACGTGTTCAGTGCCCCACCCTT GTGTTAGGTGTGCAATCAGACGTGCTCTTTCCAGTCACTCAGCAGAGAGAAATTGAGAGACTTCTGAAGGAAGCTC AAAATCATAAAGTGACGTATTATGAACTACCTTCTATATATGGTCATGATACATTTCTCCTGGATGTTGTCGCTGTTGGCGCAGCAGTGAAG ggACACATCGAGACAGATCTGAAGATTCACGGGAAAGGAAAAGATCCAACAATGAACAAAAGCAAGAACTTTTGA
- the LOC131778741 gene encoding uncharacterized protein, translated as MATFLISVFLATLSSCLAANIVMIPMCGRSHYMFVSRLGQELAERGHQVKIYVGATQTYAVNDSLVRVFNDDNFAPAFRSASKSSRTFKSKSPRHTWQMLYMFQSIHCDDLLSNTDVMEEISHADLVVGEFIYLCSSLVADKFSLPLVLISAATLDTPTAFAFGLPAPPSYIPQIGVSLSDKLTFTERAWSLLQWIILYGSYIYDLCPPYEKIKAKYAITPSKSIQETLGRVDLIIGQMDFFIEHPRPLYPNTRVVGPFLASPAKSLPSEIDQFFQKAGDEGVILVSFGTVVEAISDSLLKIMAETFSKLPQKIIWKLKPNEISKITVSDNIKLLPWLPQNDILGHPKTRLFIAHAGLNGMLESTYHGVPMICSPFFGDQPHNALAAKRAGFAEVVDLDTTSTEEFFNLIQKVLTDPSYREKAKRISKSVQLLPRSPVKEAADWVEYTQAQGDLQYLRPRGVDLPLYKLFLLDVLSVVLLVSFVVFLVIIIMFTSVIRCLLGSSRKEKVNLFSELHKMAAIIISVFFATLSSSLAANIVTIPMFGKSHYMFVSRLGQELAERGHQVKIYVGATQTYAVNNSLVRVFNDDNFAPVLRSASTSSPTFKSLSPRQEWQMLLMFQSVYCDDLFSNTDVMEEISHADIIVGEFIYLCSTLIADKFSLPLVLISAATLDIPSAFAFGLPAPPSYIPQYGVSLSDKLTFSERAWSLLQWIILYGSYIYDLCPPYEKIKAKYAITPSKSIQETLGRVDLIIAQMNFLIEHSRPLYPNTRVVGPFLASPAKSLPDEIDQFFQKAGDEGVILVSFGTVVGALSDSSLKIMAETFSKLPQKIIWKLKPNDISKITVSDNIKLLPWLPQNDILGHPKTRLFIAHAGINGMLESTYHGVPMICSPFFGDQPHNAQTAKRAGFAEVVDLEATSTEEFVNLIQKVLTDPSYREKAKRISKSVQLLPRSPVKEAADWVEYTQAQGDLQYLRPRGVDLPLYKLFLLDVLSVVLLVSVVVLFVIIIMFTSVIRCLSGSSRKEKAN; from the exons ATGGCGACTTTTCTTATATCGGTGTTTCTCGCTACTCTTTCCAGCTGTCTGGCTGCAAATATTGTCATGATTCCCATGTGTGGCAGGAGCCATTACATGTTTGTCTCCCGTCTTGGACAAGAACTGGCGGAGAGAGGTCATCAG GTAAAGATATATGTGGGAGCGACACAAACGTATGCTGTAAATGATTCACTTGTACGAGTCTTCAACGATGACAATTTTGCTCCAGCGTTCCGGTCAGCATCAAAGAGTTCTCGAACCTTTAAATCGAAAAGCCCAAGACACACATGGCAAATGCTCTATATGTTCCAATCCATTCACTGTGATGACCTTCTCAGTAATACAGATGTCATGGAAGAGATATCTCACGCAGACCTCGTTGTTGGTGAATTTATTTACCTCTGCTCGTCTTTGGTCGCGGATAAATTCTCACTTCCACTTGTTCTAATATCAGCTGCCACATTAGATACTCCCACAGCATTCGCCTTCGGCTTACCTGCCCCTCCTTCCTACATACCACAGATTGGAGTTTCTCTTTCAGACAAACTAACATTTACAGAAAGAGCATGGAGTCTTTTACAATGGATTATTCTATATGGATCTTACATTTACGATCTGTGTCCGCCTTATGAGAAGATCAAGGCAAAGTACGCCATTACACCCAGCAAAAGCATACAAGAAACACTTGGCAGAGTTGACTTGATAATCGGTCAGATGGATTTCTTTATAGAGCATCCAAGGCCTCTTTATCCGA ATACACGTGTTGTGGGTCCATTCCTTGCTAGTCCAGCTAAATCTCTACCAAGCGAGATAGATCAGTTCTTTCAGAAGGCTGGGGACGAGGGCGTGATCTTGGTGTCGTTTGGTACCGTGGTTGAAGCAATTAGTGATTCATTACTGAAAATTATGGCTGAAACTTTCTCCAAACTACCACAGAAGATTATATGGAAACTTAAGCCCAATG aaatttcaaaaatcaCCGTTAGCGACAACATCAAACTGTTGCCATGGCTTCCCCAGAATGACATTCTTGGCCACCCTAAGACACGGCTATTTATCGCACACGCAGGACTCAATGGAATGCTGGAATCAACCTACCATGGTGTTCCTATGATATGTTCACCTTTCTTCGGAGATCAACCACACAACGCCCTGGCTGCAAAGCGGGCTGGGTTTGCTGAGGTGGTGGACCTTGATACCACATCAACAGAggagttttttaatttgatacAGAAGGTTTTAACAGATCCAAG CTACCGAGAGAAAGCAAAGCGAATATCAAAATCTGTTCAGCTGTTGCCACGTTCACCCGTCAAGGAAGCTGCTGATTGGGTGGAATATACACAGGCTCAAGGTGATTTACAGTACCTAAGACCACGTGGCGTGGATCTGCCGCTTTATAAGCTCTTCCTTCTTGATGTTTTGTCCGTCGTGCTCTTAgtttcatttgttgtttttttggtcaTCATTATCATGTTTACATCTGTAATACGGTGTTTATTAGGGTCCTCGAGGAAAGAGAAGGTAAACT TGTTTAGTGAATTGCACAAGATGGCGGCTATTATTATATCGGTGTTTTTCGCTACTCTTTCCAGCTCTCTGGCTGCAAATATTGTCACGATTCCCATGTTTGGGAAGAGTCATTACATGTTTGTCTCCCGTCTTGGACAGGAACTGGCGGAGAGAGGTCATCAG GTAAAGATATATGTGGGAGCGACACAAACGTATGCTGTAAATAATTCACTTGTACGAGTCTTCAATGATGACAATTTTGCTCCAGTGTTGCGGTCAGCATCAACAAGTTCTCCAACCTTCAAATCGCTAAGCCCAAGACAAGAATGGCAAATGCTCCTAATGTTCCAATCCGTTTACTGTGATGACCTTTTTAGTAATACAGATGTCATGGAAGAGATATCTCACGCAGACATCATTGTTGGTGAATTTATTTACCTCTGCTCAACTTTAATTGCGGACAAATTCTCACTTCCACTTGTTCTAATATCAGCTGCCACATTAGATATTCCCTCAGCATTCGCCTTCGGCTTACCTGCCCCTCCTTCCTACATACCACAGTATGGAGTTTCTCTTTCAGACAAGCTAACATTTTCGGAAAGAGCATGGAGTCTTTTACAATGGATTATTCTATATGGATCTTACATTTACGATCTGTGTCCGCCTTATGAGAAGATCAAGGCAAAGTACGCCATTACACCCAGCAAAAGCATACAAGAAACACTTGGCAGAGTTGACTTGATAATCGCACAGATGAATTTCTTGATAGAGCATTCAAGGCCTCTTTATCCGA ATACACGTGTTGTGGGTCCATTCCTTGCTAGTCCAGCTAAATCTCTACCAGACGAGATAGATCAGTTCTTTCAGAAGGCTGGGGACGAGGGCGTGATCTTGGTGTCGTTTGGTACAGTGGTTGGAGCGCTGAGTGATTCATCACTGAAAATTATGGCTGAAACTTTCTCCAAACTACCACAGAAGATTATATGGAAACTTAAGCCCAATG ACATTTCAAAAATCACCGTCAGCGACAACATCAAACTGTTGCCATGGCTTCCCCAGAATGACATTCTTGGCCACCCAAAGACACGGCTATTTATCGCACACGCAGGAATCAATGGAATGCTAGAATCAACCTACCATGGTGTTCCTATGATATGTTCACCTTTCTTCGGAGATCAACCACACAACGCCCAGACCGCAAAGCGGGCCGGGTTTGCTGAGGTGGTGGACCTTGAAGCCACATCAACAGAGGAGTTTGTTAATTTGATACAGAAGGTTTTAACAGATCCAAG CTACCGAGAGAAAGCAAAGCGAATATCAAAATCTGTTCAGCTGTTGCCACGTTCACCCGTCAAGGAAGCCGCTGATTGGGTGGAATATACACAGGCTCAAGGTGATTTACAGTACCTAAGACCACGTGGCGTGGATCTGCCGCTTTATAAGCTCTTCCTTCTTGATGTTTTGTCCGTTGTACTCTTAGTTTcagttgttgttttatttgtcatcattatcatgtTTACATCTGTAATACGGTGTTTATCAGGGTCGTCAAGGAAAGAGAAGGCAAACTGA